A window from Thiomonas sp. FB-Cd encodes these proteins:
- a CDS encoding lipid II flippase MurJ, translating into MSIVRVFSLSLLLLAASRLLGVVRDAVVASQFGLSGHADAALVVLSYPDFTVSLLWGAAVPAVMVPRMAGRPLNAIANEAARWSRFALTIFACAGVVSWLFSSVIVHWLAPGLGALDARLAAGALGLSALIALPAGAVAMVGAAALQAQRRLQWQYAGHVVFNLVLITGLLLAARLGRFDWIAAGIAAAAIARLALMRWAASVRAPAPVTTARWPDADALRASALALAASGLTVLYTLAARAFASDAGPGRLGVFHYAQRVGELPLHTVFAVAAALALARLSAAEASGDAAGARERGRQWMQSMLLVAALLGACGMLIAPLGVRLLFGWGRMNPASQAEVVQSMRWILCLLPLQAAQLVLSARLNSHRRIADQVLGYGLGLLALLVLGWALPDAWWRALAAYGAGYLVATVVLWQRLSRHTLDVEIRNLSMLAIACALLGLLATILAHGAAAPWPMLIEAVLAALVFAIGAAALLRWDALGAVARQALARRYTRR; encoded by the coding sequence ATGTCAATCGTGCGCGTGTTCTCGCTCAGTCTTTTATTGCTCGCGGCAAGCCGCCTTCTAGGGGTCGTGCGCGACGCGGTCGTCGCGAGCCAATTTGGGCTTTCCGGTCACGCGGACGCGGCGCTCGTTGTACTGTCCTACCCCGATTTCACCGTCTCCTTGCTGTGGGGTGCGGCGGTGCCGGCCGTCATGGTGCCGCGGATGGCAGGACGGCCGCTCAACGCGATTGCGAACGAGGCTGCGCGCTGGAGCCGCTTTGCGCTGACGATTTTTGCATGCGCGGGCGTCGTGAGCTGGCTGTTCAGCTCCGTCATCGTGCACTGGCTGGCGCCCGGCTTGGGAGCACTCGACGCTCGGCTTGCAGCCGGTGCCCTGGGGCTTTCGGCGCTGATCGCCTTGCCCGCCGGTGCTGTGGCGATGGTGGGTGCGGCGGCGCTTCAGGCCCAAAGACGCTTGCAATGGCAATATGCCGGGCATGTCGTGTTCAACCTGGTGCTCATTACCGGGCTGCTGCTGGCCGCCAGGCTGGGCCGATTTGACTGGATCGCCGCAGGCATTGCTGCGGCGGCGATTGCGCGGCTGGCCCTGATGCGCTGGGCTGCAAGCGTTCGCGCTCCGGCACCCGTGACGACCGCGCGCTGGCCCGATGCCGACGCACTGCGCGCCTCGGCCTTGGCACTGGCTGCATCCGGCCTGACCGTTCTCTATACCCTGGCCGCGCGGGCGTTTGCGTCGGATGCCGGACCCGGTCGCTTGGGTGTCTTTCACTACGCCCAGCGCGTGGGTGAGTTGCCGCTGCACACGGTCTTCGCCGTGGCCGCAGCGTTGGCCCTTGCGCGACTTTCCGCAGCCGAGGCGTCAGGCGACGCCGCAGGCGCGCGCGAACGCGGGCGGCAGTGGATGCAGTCCATGCTGCTTGTGGCCGCCCTGCTCGGCGCCTGCGGCATGCTGATTGCGCCGCTGGGCGTGCGGCTTCTTTTTGGCTGGGGACGCATGAATCCCGCCAGCCAGGCTGAGGTGGTGCAGTCCATGAGGTGGATTTTGTGTTTGCTGCCGCTGCAGGCCGCCCAACTGGTGCTGTCCGCGCGACTGAATAGCCACCGCCGGATCGCCGATCAGGTCCTCGGCTATGGCCTGGGGCTGCTGGCCCTGCTTGTTCTGGGCTGGGCACTTCCCGATGCATGGTGGCGAGCACTGGCGGCATATGGCGCTGGGTACCTTGTGGCCACAGTGGTTCTTTGGCAACGCCTGAGTCGGCATACCCTGGACGTGGAAATCAGGAACCTAAGCATGCTGGCTATCGCGTGCGCGTTGCTTGGATTGCTCGCAACAATCCTCGCGCACGGCGCAGCTGCGCCGTGGCCGATGCTCATCGAGGCCGTGCTTGCCGCGCTGGTGTTCGCCATCGGTGCAGCCGCGCTGCTGCGCTGGGATGCACTGGGCGCAGTGGCCCGCCAAGCGCTTGCGCGCCGTTACACTCGGCGGTGA
- the traI gene encoding TraI/MobA(P) family conjugative relaxase, giving the protein MLAKVITRKAVSRGFGEAVRYIARDNPDQVAEPSPEMGALNLDCPLDTPEDRQTAIDILDATAAAARNTTARGPVYHVTLAWQEAEHPERQQIDAACEHVMKTLGFEGHDALWALHRDTDHDHVHLIVNRVHADGHTAKVPKYDWLLLDKAMREIELAQGWRHSPGPYGVVHDQGKAGIVRMSRAERTTLGQLDGGQRVSNAAKAAEHRNAGAQSFQTWLAGEPAQVIRTAVQSPGASWHSVHRAAALYGVTIQPKGSGMVVTATLDDGRVLAAKASQMGRWASKNALEKALGPYEPSRGPMPEPKVRYAAALDGQRASLRGEPQHASADPERQRRRAARAQARALLAARFKAEQEAIRKQRQALRKAMTARHRDERQALIPTLRGERATALAEHRRDGMDAKVALSYRAWEEAKAKEGLQKRQAVERKALTAKTPRTEVWRTWLEQLADLGDEAAKATLRGIRYREQGNSKKYQQQDGIEGEDLDPLRKLTVAALDVQIDHKRQLVIYRGQDGQAKFTDTGPRIVMHDKADDSLEAALRIAAQKYGGKVDITGSSEFRERAVREAVRLGIVVTSADLQPIVADEQARMRAERMPTRTMKGEQTAERRRTEPEKADDLSPDSGDKPAPHRLPAAASQTVAAAPEKQAGAAGPHEQAVRSMEQTVDRWVDGDRSSGTVKAFIDAYDCARAQGTDGHGLIAEVADRIISRRGDGVAAGLASFMAAIERQRKREQGMGR; this is encoded by the coding sequence ATGCTTGCCAAAGTCATCACACGTAAAGCGGTCTCACGCGGATTTGGCGAAGCCGTGCGCTATATCGCCCGCGACAACCCGGACCAGGTCGCAGAACCCAGCCCCGAGATGGGCGCGCTCAACCTCGACTGCCCGTTAGACACCCCAGAGGATCGCCAGACCGCCATCGACATCCTCGACGCCACGGCTGCGGCGGCACGCAACACGACTGCGCGCGGGCCGGTGTACCACGTCACCCTCGCTTGGCAGGAGGCCGAGCATCCCGAGCGCCAGCAGATCGACGCCGCGTGCGAACACGTCATGAAAACGCTGGGCTTCGAGGGGCACGATGCACTGTGGGCGCTGCACCGCGACACCGATCACGATCATGTGCATCTGATCGTCAACCGCGTGCATGCTGACGGCCATACGGCCAAGGTGCCCAAGTATGACTGGCTGCTCCTGGACAAAGCCATGCGCGAGATCGAGCTTGCTCAAGGCTGGCGCCACAGCCCCGGCCCTTATGGCGTCGTCCACGATCAGGGAAAGGCTGGCATCGTGCGCATGAGCCGCGCCGAGCGCACCACCCTGGGGCAGCTCGACGGGGGGCAGCGCGTGAGCAACGCGGCCAAGGCGGCTGAGCATCGCAACGCCGGGGCACAGTCGTTTCAGACGTGGCTTGCAGGGGAACCGGCTCAGGTCATTCGCACCGCCGTGCAGTCCCCAGGGGCAAGTTGGCACAGCGTGCACCGAGCCGCAGCGCTCTATGGCGTGACGATTCAGCCCAAGGGTTCGGGCATGGTGGTAACAGCCACGCTCGACGATGGGCGCGTGTTGGCGGCCAAGGCGTCGCAGATGGGGCGGTGGGCAAGTAAGAACGCCCTGGAAAAAGCGCTTGGCCCCTATGAGCCATCACGCGGTCCCATGCCAGAACCCAAAGTGAGGTATGCCGCTGCGCTGGACGGCCAGCGCGCCAGCCTCCGGGGTGAACCGCAGCATGCCAGCGCCGACCCCGAACGGCAGCGCCGCCGTGCTGCGCGCGCCCAGGCACGCGCCCTGCTGGCTGCGCGCTTCAAGGCCGAGCAGGAGGCAATCAGAAAACAGCGCCAGGCGCTGCGCAAGGCGATGACCGCGCGTCACCGTGACGAGCGGCAAGCGTTGATCCCCACGCTACGCGGAGAACGTGCCACCGCACTAGCGGAGCATCGGCGCGATGGCATGGACGCCAAGGTTGCTCTCAGCTACCGTGCATGGGAAGAAGCCAAGGCCAAGGAAGGACTCCAAAAGCGCCAGGCCGTCGAGCGCAAAGCGTTGACGGCCAAGACTCCACGGACCGAAGTGTGGCGCACCTGGTTAGAGCAGCTGGCCGATCTGGGCGATGAAGCGGCCAAGGCAACGCTGCGCGGCATCCGCTACCGCGAGCAGGGCAACAGCAAGAAGTACCAGCAGCAGGACGGCATCGAGGGCGAAGATCTCGACCCGCTGCGCAAGCTCACCGTGGCCGCGCTCGATGTGCAGATCGACCACAAGCGCCAGTTGGTAATCTACCGTGGGCAGGATGGCCAGGCGAAGTTCACCGACACAGGGCCGCGCATCGTCATGCACGACAAGGCAGATGACTCCCTGGAAGCGGCCTTGCGCATCGCCGCGCAGAAATACGGAGGCAAGGTGGACATCACGGGGAGCAGTGAGTTTCGGGAGCGGGCGGTGCGTGAGGCTGTGCGGCTTGGCATCGTCGTCACCAGTGCCGATTTGCAGCCTATCGTCGCCGACGAGCAGGCGCGGATGCGCGCCGAGAGAATGCCCACGCGGACGATGAAGGGAGAACAGACTGCGGAGCGCAGGCGCACAGAACCCGAGAAGGCCGACGACTTATCCCCAGATTCTGGGGATAAACCGGCACCGCACCGCCTACCCGCTGCTGCCAGTCAGACAGTCGCCGCTGCGCCTGAAAAACAGGCAGGAGCGGCAGGCCCTCACGAGCAGGCGGTCCGGTCGATGGAGCAGACCGTTGATCGCTGGGTGGACGGCGATCGCAGCAGCGGCACTGTCAAGGCGTTCATTGACGCGTATGACTGCGCCCGCGCCCAGGGGACAGACGGGCACGGGCTGATCGCCGAAGTGGCGGATCGAATCATCAGCCGCCGCGGCGATGGCGTGGCCGCCGGCCTCGCCAGCTTCATGGCGGCAATCGAGCGGCAGCGCAAGCGAGAGCAAGGGATGGGGCGGTGA
- a CDS encoding Mobilization protein MobB: MRERTVHLALRATPAEAALIRHMADAAMLTTSSYLRTIALRGDTRVARLQTLQAELRRQGGLLKHLAARGQLDRSAVELALTQWRATIQHIAEVADACQSHHT, from the coding sequence ATGCGTGAGCGAACCGTTCACCTGGCGCTGCGCGCAACGCCTGCCGAGGCTGCACTGATCCGCCATATGGCCGATGCGGCGATGCTGACGACAAGCAGCTACCTGCGCACCATCGCTCTGCGTGGCGATACGCGCGTGGCCCGGCTGCAAACCCTGCAAGCCGAGCTGCGGCGTCAAGGCGGACTGCTCAAGCATCTAGCCGCACGCGGCCAGCTCGACCGCAGCGCCGTGGAGCTGGCTCTGACGCAATGGCGCGCCACCATCCAGCACATCGCCGAGGTCGCCGATGCTTGCCAAAGTCATCACACGTAA
- a CDS encoding DUF3987 domain-containing protein: MSVIAEATRKFDHAARGASILDALAERVGQHLAPQTPEAALEPLPLLAAIRRAEVLLKPELDAGSDGYPTDALGPLAQAACDLAYGAQVSPAMAGQSFLAAAALLAQSRANVRTIDGGVRPLSLYCLTVARSGDGKDMADRVALRAIHEFQREVGQAWLREVEVYEEACSERSKNAPKPASPPPAPYRLAGDITIEGLHRSYAEGVAGQGVFSTEAGVMLAGHAMSQDHRTKTAASLCGLWDRGHLSVVRGGGGRFERYGVRLSAHLLAQPEALGDTLSDESLSGIGFWPRFLLAWPEELAPRVFRPWLPDESPAIVGFLARCTELLRDPMPDHCDDLPVIELSADARQELAAFFEIMEHEARRGELRPVRPFALRATEQACRIAGVMAAWANKPMIDCEAAQNAIRLVRYTLQSWLTALGGKADPTPDWALTLYRWLAPRGEPMPIRDIPRIGPAILRSASRRDAALDRLLAAGLVAVGTGAVRALGVDQAKTQTVRANAANPAKTRMDTGFVGHANGCETLRTTTPAACEFASIRKPSQLGQSQAQQGFSQDSQDSQDSQDSQRGSPQTVKLAPHDDKVAL; this comes from the coding sequence ATGAGCGTGATTGCCGAAGCAACCCGAAAATTTGATCACGCTGCGCGTGGCGCGTCCATTCTCGACGCCCTGGCAGAGCGTGTTGGTCAACATCTTGCCCCACAAACGCCAGAAGCCGCATTAGAGCCTTTGCCGCTGCTTGCCGCAATCCGCCGGGCGGAAGTGTTACTCAAACCGGAGCTTGACGCAGGCAGCGATGGCTACCCGACCGATGCGCTTGGTCCCTTGGCGCAAGCGGCATGTGACTTGGCCTACGGTGCGCAAGTATCCCCCGCCATGGCCGGGCAATCGTTCCTCGCAGCCGCCGCCTTGCTGGCGCAATCGCGGGCCAACGTGCGCACCATCGACGGCGGAGTCCGACCCCTGAGCCTATATTGCTTGACCGTGGCGCGATCCGGCGATGGTAAGGACATGGCTGACCGCGTGGCCCTGCGCGCGATCCATGAATTTCAACGCGAAGTGGGGCAGGCATGGCTGCGGGAGGTGGAGGTGTATGAGGAAGCCTGCTCTGAGCGGAGCAAGAATGCCCCCAAGCCTGCGTCCCCTCCCCCTGCCCCTTACCGGCTGGCAGGCGACATCACTATCGAGGGCCTGCACCGCTCGTATGCCGAAGGTGTCGCCGGGCAAGGCGTGTTTTCGACTGAGGCAGGCGTCATGCTCGCCGGGCATGCCATGAGCCAAGACCATCGCACCAAGACGGCGGCGTCTTTGTGCGGCCTGTGGGATCGTGGGCACCTGTCCGTTGTCCGTGGCGGCGGCGGAAGATTTGAGCGCTACGGCGTGCGCTTGTCGGCGCACCTGCTGGCGCAACCCGAGGCGTTGGGTGACACCCTATCTGACGAGTCTTTATCGGGGATCGGCTTTTGGCCCCGCTTCTTACTGGCATGGCCCGAGGAACTTGCCCCGCGCGTGTTCCGCCCTTGGCTGCCCGACGAATCGCCAGCCATTGTCGGCTTCTTGGCGCGCTGCACGGAACTGTTGCGTGATCCCATGCCAGATCACTGCGACGATTTACCTGTCATCGAACTATCCGCCGATGCGCGGCAGGAACTGGCGGCGTTCTTCGAGATCATGGAGCACGAGGCCCGACGCGGCGAGCTGCGCCCCGTGCGGCCCTTCGCTCTGCGGGCAACCGAGCAGGCTTGCCGCATTGCAGGTGTGATGGCGGCATGGGCGAACAAGCCCATGATCGACTGCGAAGCTGCGCAAAACGCGATCCGCCTGGTGCGCTATACGCTGCAAAGCTGGCTGACGGCGCTGGGTGGCAAGGCCGATCCGACGCCCGACTGGGCACTGACGCTCTATCGCTGGCTCGCCCCGAGGGGCGAGCCGATGCCAATCCGTGACATTCCCCGTATTGGCCCGGCGATCCTCCGATCTGCAAGCCGAAGGGACGCAGCCCTTGACCGGCTTTTAGCCGCCGGGCTGGTGGCCGTCGGCACCGGTGCAGTGCGCGCACTGGGAGTGGATCAGGCGAAAACGCAAACGGTCCGTGCGAATGCTGCGAATCCTGCGAAAACCCGCATGGATACTGGGTTTGTGGGCCATGCGAATGGTTGCGAAACCCTGCGAACGACCACCCCTGCGGCCTGCGAATTCGCAAGCATTCGCAAGCCTTCGCAACTGGGGCAAAGCCAAGCGCAGCAAGGCTTTTCGCAGGATTCGCAGGATTCGCAGGATTCGCAGGATTCCCAAAGGGGAAGCCCGCAAACCGTGAAGCTCGCCCCGCACGATGACAAGGTGGCGCTATGA
- a CDS encoding DNA primase has product MTALTLLDRLSGVKRTGPGRWLARCPAHDDCRASLSVRELDDRRVLFHCFAGCDAEAILAAVGLGWQDILPPQAVDHHRPRERTPFPAVDVLRAIEHESLIVCMAAAMLREGQTLPEPDRQRVSVAHARILAGVQLAGMRP; this is encoded by the coding sequence ATGACGGCCCTGACCCTGCTTGATCGACTTTCGGGCGTCAAGCGCACCGGCCCCGGTCGGTGGCTGGCGCGTTGCCCCGCCCATGACGACTGTCGCGCGAGCCTTTCGGTTCGAGAACTCGACGATAGGCGCGTACTTTTTCATTGTTTCGCGGGCTGCGACGCCGAGGCCATTCTTGCAGCCGTGGGGCTAGGCTGGCAAGACATCCTGCCCCCGCAAGCCGTCGATCATCACCGACCGCGCGAACGCACCCCATTCCCTGCTGTCGATGTGCTGCGCGCTATCGAGCATGAAAGCCTGATCGTCTGCATGGCTGCCGCGATGCTGCGCGAAGGCCAAACCCTGCCCGAGCCTGACCGTCAGCGCGTGAGCGTGGCGCACGCCCGGATTCTTGCCGGGGTGCAACTCGCGGGGATGCGGCCATGA